Within the Marixanthomonas sp. SCSIO 43207 genome, the region CACTAAAAATTGAATTAACACCATTGGCAGATAAAAATAATGCCAGAAGAATAGAAAAAGATAAAAGTCCGCCACGTGGGTTAACAGCAATATCTGCAATTACCGGATAAAATAAATCTGCAGTTTGTGGTGGTAGTAAATCTTCTATAAAAATTAAAAAACGAGTTAAAAATCCATCTATAAAATCTAAATAAGGAATTAAATTTAAGATGAATAACAAGAAAGGAAAAATAGCGATAAAAAAACTATATGCTATAGAACTGGCTCTTGATGAAAAAGTTCCTTTTATAATTCCGGTTCCATAAATTTCCAATAAATGATACAATGACAAGCCATTGGTACCTGGTATTTTAATTCGTTTACTAAGGCCAACAAGATTACGAATTACAGGAAGCTTCTCTATGTTTAATGGTTCATTATCGGGCATTAAACAGCTTTTAAACTTAAATCCATATTATAAACCGAATGAGTTAACGCACCACTGCTTATGTAGTCTACACCGCACTCTGCATATTTTTTTGCAGTATCTAGTGTAATGCCTCCACTAGACTCTGTAAGGCAAGCGTCTCCTATCATTTGTACCGCTTTTTTGGTATCTTCATAATTAAAGTTATCAATCAAAATACGATAAACACCTTTATTTTGAAGAATTTCTTCTATTTCATTAAGATCACGAGCCTCAACAATAATTTTAAGATCCAAGCTGTTTTGTTTTAAATACGCTTGAGTTTTTTGAATTGCTTTGGTAATGCCTCCACAAAAATCAATATGATTGTCTTTTAGCATTATCATATCATACAATGCAAACCTATGGTTTTCTCCTCCTCCTATTTTTACTGCCCATTTTTCTAGGGCTCTAATTCCGGGAGTGGTTTTACGGGTATCCAAAATTTGAGTTTTTGTACCTTCCAGTAACTTTACATATTCATTAGTTTTTGTAGCAATAGCACTCATGCGTTGCATAGCGTTTAAAACTAATCTTTCAGACTTTAAAATAGATTGTGATAAACCACTTACGTAAAAACAAACATCGCCTTTTTTAACTGGACTACCATCTTTGATTTTTACATCTAATTTTAAACCTGTATCTACAAATTCAAAAACTTGACGAGCAAAATCAATACCGGCTATAATACCGTCTTCTTTTACTAGCAACTTTGCCTTTCCAGTTGCATCTTCAGGAATACAAGCTAAGGAGCTATGATCACCGTGACCTACGTCTTCTCGTATGGCGTTACTTATTATTAAGTTTATTTCTTTATTAAATTGTTTTTCTGAAATCATTGCAATCAATTTTTAGCTAAAATACTAAAAAGCCCTTTTATTTTAGGCAATTGTTATACTTTGGAATACATTTTGATTTTTTTCGGAATAGTAATCATATAAAACTTTAATTATGAAAACAGATTTTTACACCAAAACTATTTTGACCGTTATTGCCATTTGTCTAACCATCAATGTGGTTAAAGAGTTGAATATTATACCACAGGCACACGCTTCAAAAAAGATAACAGAAACAGCCGATAATTACAAATTAGTACCTATTGGTGAAAATAACACACTTGACGTTCGTATTGTTGATATTAACACGTATGACGAACTTAAAGTTAGCGTGAGTAATATTGATACCAACGATGAAATGAAGGTAAACATAAGCCGTATTAATACTAGTGACGAACTAGACGTTAATATAGATGAAATTGGCGGTAGCTTTGTTTCTATGGGTGGCCCAATACCAGTAACAACAGATTAATTAAACATCTTTTCTGAAAGGTCTAATGATTAATCGTGCTGCTCTATCATAGCTTATGTAGTTGTAAGTCCAATTGAAAAAAGTAACCACTCTGTTTCGAAAGCCTACTAAGAACCACAAGTGAATAAACATCCAGATAAACCAAGCAATAAAGCCTCCCAGATGCATTTTTTTAATATCTACCACAGCTTTATTACGGCCAACGGTGGCCATTGTACCTTTATCAAAATATTCAAAAGGTTTAAGTGGTTTATTTCTAAGTAAGCGTTTAAAGTTTTCACCTAGGTGTTTTCCTTGTTGTATAGCAGGTTGAGCTACTTGAGGATGTCCTTTTGGGTAATCTTCGGTTTCCATTAAAGCAATATCGCCTAGTGCAAAAATTGCATCTGTACCTTCAACTTTACTATATTCATTAACATAGTAACGATTTATTTTTTCCATTAAAGATGCTCCGTCTATACCTTTTACAGGGTTTCCGGTAACACCTGCTGCCCAGATAAATGCTTCGGTTTCAAAACTTTTCCCTTCTTTTGTGGTAACTATTTTTCCATCATAATCTTCAATCATCGTGTTTAAATGAACGTGCACACCTAAACGTTCTAGAAAATCTTGCGCCATCTTTGATGATTTTTCACTCATTGGTGGTAAGACACGATCCATACCCTCGAGAAG harbors:
- the nadC gene encoding carboxylating nicotinate-nucleotide diphosphorylase, which gives rise to MISEKQFNKEINLIISNAIREDVGHGDHSSLACIPEDATGKAKLLVKEDGIIAGIDFARQVFEFVDTGLKLDVKIKDGSPVKKGDVCFYVSGLSQSILKSERLVLNAMQRMSAIATKTNEYVKLLEGTKTQILDTRKTTPGIRALEKWAVKIGGGENHRFALYDMIMLKDNHIDFCGGITKAIQKTQAYLKQNSLDLKIIVEARDLNEIEEILQNKGVYRILIDNFNYEDTKKAVQMIGDACLTESSGGITLDTAKKYAECGVDYISSGALTHSVYNMDLSLKAV
- a CDS encoding NAD(P)/FAD-dependent oxidoreductase — its product is MNLPKTQNPRVVVIGGGFAGISFIKKIKNEPIQIVLFDKNNYHTFQPLLYQVSTSGLEPDSIAYPLRKIFRKNKNFHFRLAEVNYINKEKKEIETSIGNLTYDYLVIATGTKTNYFGNQNIEQNSMPMKTVPQALNIRSLMLQNIEKADMTEDPEERKRLLNFVIAGAGPTGVELAGALAEFKSGILEDDYTEMNEAEMQVHLLEGMDRVLPPMSEKSSKMAQDFLERLGVHVHLNTMIEDYDGKIVTTKEGKSFETEAFIWAAGVTGNPVKGIDGASLMEKINRYYVNEYSKVEGTDAIFALGDIALMETEDYPKGHPQVAQPAIQQGKHLGENFKRLLRNKPLKPFEYFDKGTMATVGRNKAVVDIKKMHLGGFIAWFIWMFIHLWFLVGFRNRVVTFFNWTYNYISYDRAARLIIRPFRKDV